The DNA window ATTTAGCCAGATTTTTTACTTTCTGCTGACCCCTTTTTGATTCAAGTGTATTTAAGTTCCTCTCTTCATGCATAATTTGCATGTTCTGAAAGCTTTCGATCACATTAGTAATTGTGTAATGCTTTATTTTGTTAGTGATTTGACCTTGACTTGTTTGAGAATAGTGGTTATAATTTGCTGAGAGATCCTCGTTACAACAAAGGACTTGCATTTtctgagaaagagagagaagcTCATTACTTGTGCGGTCTTCTGCCTCCGGCTCTTATGACTCAGGAACTTCAGGTACTATAATCTGGTCAACTTGGGGCTTGGAGAATTTGCTTATGTTTTATCATGTACTCTGTGCCTTTTGCTTGACAGTTCTTTTTAATCAAGTACTTTTGCTTCTACCTTATCAGGAGAAGAAATTGATGCACAGCATTCGCCAGTATCAGGTTCCTTTGCAGAAGTACATTGCTTTGATGGAACTGGAGGTAATGCAAATTGGCTTCTCGGTTCTAGTTTCTTCTCACTTTTAACTTAGAGCGTCCGTGTGGTATTTGACtcagaaaattagattttctggttttgatgCCAAAGAGTATTGAAGTTTCCACCTTCATATTGTATCTGAGGATGGCCAGTTGATTGTCTGTTTAAGATTTTCTTGCTACTAACCTTTTACAggagagaaatgaaagattattCTACAAGCTTCTTATTGATAATGTGGAGGAACTGCTCCCTATTGTGTATACTCCCACTGTTGgtgaggcttgccaaaaatatGGGAGCATTTTTAGGCGTCCCCAGGGTCTCTTCATTAGTTTGAAGGAGAAGTATGATCTGTGTGGAAGCTATTCTTTCGAAGGTTACTTGTAGGGTATTATTTTACTCATCCAAATTAAATTTTTTGGAGCTTGCAGGGGTAAGATTCTTGAGGTTTTGAAGAACTGGCCAGAGAGGGCAATCCAAGTTATAGTTGTGACTGATGGTGAAAGAATATTGGGACTTGGGGACCTTGGCTGCCAGGTAAAAGCTGAAGTTCAACATATTTCTGCTTTTCTTCTGTGAATGCACataatttggatttaaatgtgCTGTATTTTCAACAATTCAGTTATGATGCTCGATTGGTTCGGTAGACTTCACTGGACTTGTTTTGCACTATTACAGGGAATGGGAATACCTGTTGGGAAATTGGCTCTGTACACTGCACTTGGAGGTGTCAGACCTTCAGCTGTAAGCATCAAAGTTTCCCTAAGCTTCTcgttttaattgaaaaatattagATTAGAAACTCTTTTTTTGCACCATAAAGGGTGTCTGGAGTCaaaatcattttgcatatgttgAACCTGAGCAGTAAAGTTAAAGCTTCTATTCAGGTTTGTTGTGGGTACAACCTTCTCTGGTTGATTGGAGTTGTTGAGTGAAATTTGGTCATTTGGATTTCTGTGATGGCTTCGATCTTACTTGTGCAGTGTTTGCCTATTACCATTGATGTGGGGACAAATAATGAGAAGCTACTAAATGATGAATTCTACATCGGTCTCAAACAGAAGAGACCAACTGGAAAGGTGAAAATTTAGTACATTCTGCATGCGTGCTTCTGTATCACCATCTTTTGATTATGGGTTCCTTAGGGTTGACGTGATTTGTACTTTTAATCACAGGAATATTATGACTTCCTCCATGAGTTCATGACTGCTGTAAAACAGAATTATGGAGAAAAAGTCCTTGTACAGGTTAGTCCCCAGACCTGTCAAAAGGTGGCCATATGAGATGATACCATGCTTTcagggtgtgtgtgtgtgtgtgttctttttttttgctttttttttttcaataatgtaGTTCTGGATAGAATTATTAATTCAATCTCTAACTCTGCAGTTTGAAGATTTTGCAAATCACAATGCTTTTGAGCTGTTGGCCAAATATGGTACCACCCATCTGGTATTCAATGATGACATACAGGTATGTGGATGCTTACTAGTAGAACCTTGTTGCAGGATTCCCCGTGCTTATTTATAAACATGACCTTGTTTATTTCAGGGGACAGCATCTGTTGTCCTTGCTGGTCTTGTTGCATCACTTAAATTGCTTGGGGGGACCTTGGCTGACCATACGTTTTTGTTCCTTGGTGCTGGAGAGGTAAAGCTCTGGCTTTTGCTCAAACTATTGAAGTGCATTTCTGTATTATGAAGGTAAAATGTAAAACCCCATTTTGACCTGTCTCTTCGACCGGCATGAGCACATCTGTATGTATTAAAACAAGTAGAAGATGAAAGGAATGATAATTTAggcttacatttttttttaatcttttgggTACCATAGAGGTGTTTCAACTTTCTTAGTGTATATTTTCCTGCTCTACATGGTTCCCTTGCTGAGACACGTGATGCAAACATGTGCAAGATTGAGCTTTCATATCTCACCTAGTTGTCTTGTAATTGCAGGCTGGTACTGGCATAGCAGAGCTTATAGCCCTTGAAATGTCAAAGAAGGTAAGGACTTGTACCTCTCATTCTGTGTACGGTGAGGAATTCTATTCAGCGGGTTATTTGCAGTGATGTTTTATATCCATGCAAAATTGCAGGCAAATGCTTCTGTTGAAGAGTTGCGTAAGAAGATTTGGCTGGTGGACTCAAAGGTCATAAAATATTTAATGATTTTCTCTTGGACCATGTTTTGGTATTGGTCTTGTTGGTTATTATTTTGTACTGTTACATGGATATGATTATCTAGATTCTTGAATATGCACTCATCGGGAATCATAATGCAGGGTTTAATTGTTAGTTCTCGTAAGGAGTCCCTTCAAcacttcaagaagccttgggcTCATGAGTGTGAACCCGTTAACAATCTTTTAGATGCTATTAAGGTTGGTTTATTCTCAATACATCTATGCAACCTTTAATAAAACTTTCAGGAGCCTTAATCTTTTTTTCATGTGAACTTCATCAGGCTGTCAAGCCTACCGCCCTAATTGGGACCTCTGGAGTTGGAAAACAATTTACAAAGGAGGTCATTGAGGCTATGGCTGCCTTGAACGAGGTTTGTTAATCTCTCTCCTTTCTCGAGGAAATAAAAGCCAGTACAGGCTTAATTCAGTCTCATATTAAATGCATGATATGCAGAAACCTCTTATTATGGCTCTTTCCAACCCAACCTCACAATCTGAGTGCACTGCTGAAGAAGCTTATAAATGGTCGGAGGTGAGATAAATAAAAGTTTTTACTGAGCATTGGTTCTCGTCTTACGGCCATTAGGTCTTGTAAAGTGTTTTTGTTGGTTTGTTTATTTGTGATCAAATTATATGGTAGTGTGACCGTGATTCTTCAATAAGTGATTCTATAACCAAATCTTTCTTTTCAATGTGTGGTATTGGAAAAGGGTCGAGCAATATTTGCAAGTGGAAGTCCATTTGACCCTGTTGAATTCAACGGCAAAGTTTACGTCCCTGGccaggtttaataaatttctCATGTTCCTAATTTTGTCACAGTTTCCTTCATTAACCGAGCGGACAGTAATTAAATTATGCTGTCTTGGGAATGCAGGCAAACAATTGCTACATATTTCCTGgatttggttttggtttggtcATGTGTGGTGCAATTCGTGTTCATGATGATATGCTTCTGGCAGCATGTAAGTATTTGCATGTCGAGGTTTGCTGTCTTGTTAATTGTAGTGTAGTATGTTGATACGTTTAGTCTCTATATTGGAACAGCGGAAGCTTTGGCTAAGCAAGTTACAGACGAGCATTATGCACGGGGGATGATTTATCCTCCATTTGCAAATATCAGAAAAATCTCAGCTCATATTGCTGCTGGTGTTGCTGCAAAAGCATATGAGCTCGGTGGGTGCTCTTTACATATTTTCCTATGCGGGTGCTCAAAGGCCCCTCCTTTTTTATCTCTAAAACTCAAACGAGATGTATGCCTAAATGCTGTTTGCTTATTATGTAGGTGTGGCAACACGGCTTCCTCGACCTGCGGATCTGGTGAAGTTCGGTGAAAGCTGCATGTATACTCCAAACTACCGAAGTTACTGGTGATTTCTCAGTTTTTCCTGCTGCTGGTGTGCCTTCATCCAATGGTTTGTCTTATGGATGACTCGGGTATCACAGTGGTCTCTAATAAGCTGCGACGAAATGTGTCTGTACCCTGCCACGTTATCAGCTGATTTGTTGTAAAAATATGACTCTGTGTTTCTCCTTGCTGTTGTGAGATCAATAAAATATTTTCCAGAGTTTGGTTGCCCTTCAAATCGAATATTGTTGCTCCTTAATTAGTCcggggaattttttttttttttttccgggaGCAACTAGTTGAGGAGATCCAGAAGTGCAACGCACAGAAGTACTACGTAATTTTTAGTTTGAACAAAAATGCAGGGGAAAAGGGAAGGGATTTCTTTTGGCACTGCAGAACTTGCATGTTGCATAACGTGGTTGATATAGACGAAGTGAAGATGCTGGGAGGAAAAGACATTTTCATTTATTTCGTACTTCGTACTTGGAGAAGGGAAGGGCTTTCTCTTTGCTACTGCAAAGCTTGCATTTTGTATAACATGATGGTTCATGGGCTACGTCAAGTAAATCCAGGAGCAAAAACAACATGGCTGATTGGCCTAGGCCTTGGAGAAGTGATTCAGCAAGTGAGCCGCCATTTTCATTTATTtcgtgcatttttttttatagtcgCAGAAGTATTTAGTTGTTCACGGGGTATTTTAAGGGCATTCATGAGTACATTCAAACTAGTGTGAATACCCGTGCCACGCACGGTGctgacattattgaaaaaatgaaaataaaagggtgaattaaaaaaggttaaaaaattataccaacacaattaaaatataatatatgtCTAAtaatagtttgaaatatgataGAATGTGTATATTATTCAAAAATTACCTTTTTTCGAAAAATAGATCctgaaaaaataatagaaatttatattagaaaatgaatgatatatgaataaaaatgaatgtaattaaatgttgttaaaataaaatacttacaaatattatgcattcgatttgacAATCTTGCATGAAGGTGCGAACACTCTTCAcaccaatcaacttttagtacgaaagccaaaattggtgatttaattaattctgttgaattttgtggaatgcgtactacaaatgaaaatgcacgatCTTTGCATGAATTGATTCGTTAGTTGAACAATCTATCACTATTGTCCTGAGAATTAAGTACGtgtgaaattcaaaattagtgtatttttttttacatagtttataaatagcattataaaaaataaacatatatcaagaaatTCTACCTTCCTTTATATTCTCTGAGATAAGAAGCATTACAATCAAATATGAATCGTGCATGTCTATCCTGTAGATTAAGATGCATGTTACCACTGGAATCTTTGATTTGTATATTAACATTGTACCTGTTTGACAACTAAAATGTTATATACAATACAGaaaaatttgttgaaattaaTTACCTAACAACAGTGTCGACCACGTCATTACAATGCATACACACTGTTTTTGAAAACGACCTTTACATAGTTATCTACAATTTTTGCATAGCTCATAGAACATGTTTTCTATGTTAATGTTCTGAATATAAACGAGTATTCGAAAATATTTAATCTAGTAAAAATGAAAGAAGGTATAGGTTACgattataaatttaaaaaatttgtgcagtaattaaattaaatagagTAAGTTTACCGTACGCATGATTGTATATTTGAATATCCATATTCTCTTTGAATTTGCTATCAACAATGCTTGTGATGTTGTAAAATTGCTTGACCTCAACTACGTAACTAACTTTCGAGCATATGTATCATTTTCAAACctacaattttttgaaatatatgtTGATAAGAGTATGAAACAATATTAAAAGTTTGATGTAGTGTTACTGATGGAACTCACCAACTGTGCAGGTATCGAGCAAAATTTAAATTGTGATCGATATTAAATTTGCTAGCTCCAATTGTACAGAGTGATGGTCCTGCATAATATGATTATATTCATtaaaaaactattcaaattaTATAGAGTATAAGTAAAAGCATTTGATTTACCTCTGAAATTTCGTACGCAAATACCACATGCTAGTaaaatatttttgttttgta is part of the Coffea eugenioides isolate CCC68of chromosome 6, Ceug_1.0, whole genome shotgun sequence genome and encodes:
- the LOC113773090 gene encoding NADP-dependent malic enzyme, with amino-acid sequence MESTMKDLRGGESVLDMSPRATVGGGVEDVYGEDRATEEQLVTPWVTSVASGYNLLRDPRYNKGLAFSEKEREAHYLCGLLPPALMTQELQEKKLMHSIRQYQVPLQKYIALMELEERNERLFYKLLIDNVEELLPIVYTPTVGEACQKYGSIFRRPQGLFISLKEKGKILEVLKNWPERAIQVIVVTDGERILGLGDLGCQGMGIPVGKLALYTALGGVRPSACLPITIDVGTNNEKLLNDEFYIGLKQKRPTGKEYYDFLHEFMTAVKQNYGEKVLVQFEDFANHNAFELLAKYGTTHLVFNDDIQGTASVVLAGLVASLKLLGGTLADHTFLFLGAGEAGTGIAELIALEMSKKANASVEELRKKIWLVDSKGLIVSSRKESLQHFKKPWAHECEPVNNLLDAIKAVKPTALIGTSGVGKQFTKEVIEAMAALNEKPLIMALSNPTSQSECTAEEAYKWSEGRAIFASGSPFDPVEFNGKVYVPGQANNCYIFPGFGFGLVMCGAIRVHDDMLLAASEALAKQVTDEHYARGMIYPPFANIRKISAHIAAGVAAKAYELGVATRLPRPADLVKFGESCMYTPNYRSYW